Proteins found in one Ptychodera flava strain L36383 chromosome 16, AS_Pfla_20210202, whole genome shotgun sequence genomic segment:
- the LOC139114720 gene encoding myogenesis-regulating glycosidase-like, translating into MARSPFVVLIIAVAVWYYWPQLETLIGQIMSDRSNDDVIDSRLFDFDEGGQKLIMRNIQEQGVLGIRLGQMSNFSQGSTRCTLSGGEVGTCLHFNSGLQMKLRGERHGDIGCLNVEWQATERDELPMDCVEIADAYWYGGSEMYHQYWPVEKMNVPMQPYLSSDILQDIHGKYRNSYGSVIERYWINSRGVGIVVDNSVPLHVSVNSNNDKLLCFKSDYKNSPYEYVNYGKLPFLNYRVCAGDNIKAIHKFLSDRHFDKPDGIPDQRMFKSPIWSTWARYKMDVNQTIVVNFAREIRKFGFSNSQIEIDDIWSPTYGDIEFSVEKFPKPAQMIGVLQRLDFRVTAWVTPFANTDSEAYAEGMREGYWVMDCAGESPALVKWWQGTGALLDVTNIKAVDWYVERLRNLKRKVELDSYKFDAGEVVFLPSSCYKTHEPLENPSQYTVNYVKTVSRLGDQIEVRVGHQTQRQSIFVRMFDKDSKWGYDNGLKTMIPTALIMGILGYPFVLPDMIGGNAYSDESFHVVEMPERELFIRWMQLTAYMPSMQFSISPWQYDIDVVKMALQMVKIHEEIVTPLMLRLAEESTKTGAPIMRPLWWIAPNDEEALSIDSEYLIGDDLLVAPILERGALKRDVYLPHGLWKGNLDEFGNIEGGKWLKDYRVELDEIATFTRISQGER; encoded by the exons ATGGCAAGGTCACCTTTCGTAGTGCTGATCATTGCTGTAGCTGTGTGGTATTATTGGCCTCAGTTGGAAACTTTGATTGGTCAGATCATGTCTGATCGAAGTAATGATGACGTAATAGACTCCAGGCTGTTCGATTTCGATGAAGGTGGGCAGAAGCTAATAATGAGAAATATACAAGAACAAGGCGTGCTTGGAATTCGGCTAGGTCAAATGTCTAATTTTAGTCAAGGGTCAACCAGGTGTACCTTGAGCGGTGGCGAGGTAGGGACTTGTTTACATTTCAACAGTGGTCTTCAGATGAAGCTCCGCGGAGAGAGGCATGGAGATATCGGATGCTTGAACGTCGAATGGCAAGCTACCGAACGAGACGAATTACCAATGGACTGTGTAGAAATCGCCGATGCTTACTGGTACGGAGGGAGTGAAATGTATCATCAGTACTGGCCAGTAGAGAAGATGAATGTACCGATGCAGCCCTACTTGTCTTCGGATATTCTTCAAGATATCCACGGAAAATACAGAAACAGCTACGGTTCAGTAATTGAACGGTATTGGATCAACAGCCGTGGTGTTGGTATCGTAGTTGACAATTCTGTGCCACTTCATGTCAGCGTGAACAGCAACAACGATAAACTTCTTTGTTTTAAGTCTGACTACAAAAATTCGCCTTACGAATATGTAAATTACGGTAAATTGCCCTTTCTGAACTATCGCGTTTGCGCGGGAGACAACATCAAAGCTATTCATAAGTTTCTCTCTGATCGCCACTTCGATAAACCTGATGGGATCCCCGACCAAAGAATGTTCAAATCTCCCATCTGGTCAACCTGGGCTCGTTACAAAATGGACGTGAACCAGACGATCGTCGTTAACTTCGCGCGCGAAATCAGgaaatttggattttcaaacAGTCAGATTGAAATCGATGACATTTGGTCTCCAACATACGGCGATATCGAATTCTCAGTGGAAAAGTTTCCCAAACCTGCTCAAATGATTGGTGTGCTCCAACGCCTTGATTTCAGAGTGACTGCTTGGGTCACACCTTTTGCCAACACTGACTCTGAGGCCTATGCTGAAGGGATGCGGGAGGGATATTGGGTGATGGATTGCGCAGGAGAATCGCCCGCATTGGTGAAATGGTGGCAAGGAACTGGTGCGCTCTTGGACGTAACTAACATAAAAGCCGTCGACTGGTATGTAGAAAGATTACGCAATCTAAAACGAAAGGTTGAATTGGATTCTTACAAATTTGATGCTGGAGAGGTGGTATTTTTGCCATCTTCTTGTTACAAAACCCACGAGCCTTTAGAAAACCCTTCTCAATACACTGTAAATTATGTGAAAACGGTTTCCCGCCTGGGCGACCAAATCGAAGTTCGTGTCGGACACCAAACGCAGCGCCAGAGCATATTCGTGCGAATGTTTGACAAAGATTCGAAGTGGGGATACGATAACGGCTTGAAGACGATGATACCCACAGCTCTGATAATGGGAATTCTGGGATACCCATTCGTCTTACCAGACATGATAGGTGGCAATGCCTACAGCGACGAGAGTTTCCACGTGGTCGAAATGCCCGAGCGGGAATTGTTCATTCGTTGGATGCAGCTCACCGCCTACATGCCTTCCATGCAGTTCTCCATATCACCATGGCAATACGACATAGATGTTGTCAAGATGGCGCTTCAAATGGTGAAAATCCACGAAGAAATTGTCACTCCATTAATGTTAAGGCTTGCCGAAGAATCAACAAAGACAG GGGCACCTATCATGCGACCGCTCTGGTGGATCGCCCCCAACGACGAAGAAGCTCTATCCATCGACTCCGAATACCTAATTGGGGATGATCTCTTGGTGGCGCCAATCCTTGAGCGTGGTGCCCTTAAACGAGATGTCTATCTGCCTCATGGACTATGGAAGGGCAACCTCGATGAGTTTGGCAATATCGAGGGAGGAAAGTGGCTTAAAGACTATCGTGTAGAACTCGATGAAATTGCCACGTTTACCAGAATTTCACAAGGAGAAAGATAA